One stretch of Halobaculum marinum DNA includes these proteins:
- a CDS encoding DUF5806 family protein translates to MSDDAATDGGEELVDAAGGESGEERADAGTDTTAVDAASDDAEGVEATEHGEEDAADAAVDDAATDASAAEAGAPDTDEDDAADADGSVPGPDVGADVPGAAEDVPADVQKYDRFQKMERAEYDRVNEFLRDRTYVTAREWAIARLCADFRTETGVEMTKIGENLPRLVPFMTDTYTPQAVNQARAAFEEKVRKAGATFLYGAMSGFFTAEDLDDVMYESTEVAKFLLEVEGADLAVEEELAAEDKISSVMRDVREASAEVRGEEVKCPECGHVHES, encoded by the coding sequence ATGAGCGACGACGCGGCGACCGACGGCGGCGAAGAACTCGTCGACGCGGCGGGGGGCGAGTCCGGCGAGGAGCGCGCGGACGCCGGGACCGACACCACCGCCGTGGACGCGGCGAGCGACGACGCCGAGGGCGTCGAGGCGACCGAGCACGGCGAGGAGGACGCTGCCGACGCCGCTGTCGACGACGCTGCTACGGACGCTAGTGCCGCCGAGGCCGGTGCCCCCGACACCGACGAAGACGACGCCGCAGACGCCGACGGGTCGGTGCCTGGGCCTGACGTCGGCGCGGACGTACCGGGGGCAGCCGAGGACGTCCCGGCGGACGTGCAGAAGTACGACCGCTTCCAGAAGATGGAGCGGGCGGAGTACGACCGCGTCAACGAGTTCCTGCGCGACCGCACGTACGTGACGGCGCGCGAGTGGGCTATCGCGCGGCTGTGTGCGGACTTCCGCACGGAGACGGGCGTCGAGATGACGAAGATCGGTGAGAACCTCCCGCGGCTCGTCCCGTTCATGACGGACACCTACACCCCGCAGGCGGTGAACCAGGCGCGCGCGGCGTTCGAGGAGAAGGTGCGCAAGGCGGGCGCGACGTTCCTCTACGGCGCGATGTCGGGGTTCTTCACCGCCGAGGACCTGGACGACGTGATGTACGAGTCGACGGAGGTCGCGAAGTTCCTCCTGGAGGTTGAGGGCGCGGACCTCGCCGTCGAGGAGGAGTTGGCCGCCGAGGACAAGATCTCGTCGGTGATGCGCGACGTGCGCGAGGCCAGCGCGGAGGTGCGCGGCGAGGAGGTCAAGTGCCCCGAGTGCGGGCACGTCCACGAGTCGTAG
- a CDS encoding inorganic phosphate transporter, with product MISVLLVAGVLVSMFVAYNIGGSTTGPAFGPAVGADAISKPVAAALMGVCFFVGAWTLGRNVVTKLGTELVTDTGVFTLEASIAVLFFIGVALLVGNVFGVPASTSMTAVGAIAGLGLAGGVLDLAVMGEIVIWWVVSPIVGFWVSLIIGRYFYARLNGMVAMERSSGPLFDVDRSGIVPIPRVHRTTNRRELGGTVTVVAIGCLMAFSSGTSNIANAVAPLVGSGALAMNPAIVFGGVAVTVGAFTIARRTLETMGSDITELPLTAAIVVASVSSTLVVFLSALGIPASFVIIATMSIVGLGWGRATRPMTVRDVAAGDGGAPVSVDALAADEEGEDLPPIGTEDADDIPEPGSLFNPVTTARVVLMQNVVPAIATVGSYLTFRFVPLFGL from the coding sequence ATGATCAGCGTCCTCCTCGTCGCCGGCGTCCTCGTGTCGATGTTCGTCGCTTACAACATCGGCGGGTCGACCACCGGGCCGGCGTTCGGGCCGGCCGTCGGCGCCGACGCCATCTCGAAACCCGTCGCCGCGGCGCTGATGGGCGTGTGCTTCTTCGTCGGCGCGTGGACGCTCGGCCGCAACGTCGTGACGAAACTCGGGACCGAACTCGTCACCGACACGGGCGTGTTCACGCTCGAAGCCTCCATCGCGGTGCTGTTCTTCATCGGCGTCGCGCTCTTAGTCGGCAACGTGTTCGGCGTGCCGGCCTCGACGTCGATGACCGCCGTGGGTGCGATCGCCGGGCTCGGGCTGGCTGGCGGCGTGTTGGACCTCGCCGTGATGGGTGAGATCGTCATCTGGTGGGTCGTCTCGCCAATCGTCGGCTTCTGGGTGTCGCTGATCATCGGCCGGTACTTCTACGCCCGGCTGAACGGGATGGTCGCGATGGAGCGCAGTTCGGGGCCGCTGTTCGACGTCGACCGGTCGGGCATCGTCCCCATTCCACGAGTCCACCGGACGACCAACCGCCGGGAACTGGGCGGGACGGTCACCGTCGTCGCCATCGGCTGTCTGATGGCGTTCTCCTCGGGCACCTCGAACATCGCCAACGCCGTCGCACCGCTGGTCGGCAGCGGTGCGCTGGCGATGAACCCGGCCATCGTCTTCGGCGGCGTCGCCGTCACCGTCGGGGCGTTCACGATCGCTCGGCGGACCTTGGAGACGATGGGCAGCGACATCACCGAGCTCCCCCTCACCGCGGCGATCGTCGTCGCGTCGGTCTCCTCGACGCTGGTCGTGTTCCTGTCGGCGCTCGGCATCCCCGCGAGCTTCGTCATCATCGCGACGATGTCGATCGTCGGGTTGGGCTGGGGGCGAGCCACCCGACCGATGACCGTCCGCGACGTGGCCGCCGGCGACGGTGGCGCGCCGGTCTCGGTCGACGCACTGGCGGCCGACGAAGAAGGTGAGGACCTGCCGCCCATCGGCACGGAGGACGCCGACGACATCCCCGAGCCGGGGTCGCTGTTCAATCCGGTCACGACCGCCCGGGTCGTGCTGATGCAGAACGTCGTCCCGGCTATCGCGACGGTCGGCTCTTACCTCACGTTCCGTTTCGTGCCGCTGTTCGGGCTCTGA
- a CDS encoding alpha-ketoacid dehydrogenase subunit beta → MSSQQQDQATQNLTLVQSVRDALATEMDLDDDVLVMGEDVGKNGGVFRATEGLYDEFGEHRVVDTPLAESGIIGTAVGMAAMGLKPVPEIQFSGFAYPGFDQIVSHMARLRTRSRSRYTLPMVLRMPYGGGIRAPEHHSESKEAFYAHEAGLKVVIPSTPYDTKGLLISAIRDPDPVVFMEPKLIYRAFRGEVPEGDYEVPIGEAVTRREGSDISVFTYGAMTRPSLEAAEELAEEGIDAEVVDLRTVSPLDRESIVESFKKTGRACVVHEAPKTGGLAGEITATLQEEALLYQEAPVKRVTGYDVPYPLYAMEDYYMPNAARVADGIKEAVEF, encoded by the coding sequence ATGAGCAGTCAACAACAAGACCAAGCCACGCAGAACCTGACGCTCGTACAGTCGGTGCGCGACGCGCTCGCCACCGAGATGGACCTCGACGACGACGTGCTCGTCATGGGCGAGGACGTCGGCAAGAACGGCGGCGTGTTCCGGGCCACCGAGGGCCTGTACGACGAGTTCGGCGAACACCGCGTCGTCGACACGCCGCTGGCCGAGTCCGGCATCATCGGCACCGCCGTCGGGATGGCCGCGATGGGGCTCAAGCCCGTCCCCGAGATTCAGTTCTCCGGGTTCGCCTACCCTGGCTTCGACCAGATCGTGAGCCACATGGCCCGCCTGCGCACCCGTTCGCGCAGTCGCTACACGCTCCCGATGGTGCTCCGAATGCCGTACGGCGGCGGCATCCGCGCGCCCGAGCACCACTCCGAGTCGAAGGAGGCGTTCTACGCTCACGAGGCCGGCCTGAAGGTCGTCATCCCGAGCACCCCGTACGACACGAAGGGGCTGCTCATCTCGGCCATCCGCGACCCGGACCCGGTCGTGTTCATGGAGCCGAAGCTCATCTACCGCGCGTTCCGCGGCGAGGTGCCCGAGGGCGACTACGAGGTCCCAATCGGCGAGGCCGTCACCCGCCGCGAGGGGTCGGACATCTCCGTGTTCACCTACGGCGCGATGACGCGCCCGAGCCTCGAAGCCGCCGAGGAGTTGGCCGAGGAGGGCATCGACGCGGAGGTCGTCGACCTGCGCACCGTCTCGCCGCTGGATCGCGAGTCCATCGTCGAGTCGTTCAAGAAGACCGGTCGCGCGTGCGTCGTCCACGAGGCGCCCAAGACGGGTGGCCTCGCGGGTGAGATCACCGCGACCCTCCAAGAGGAGGCGCTGCTGTACCAGGAGGCGCCGGTCAAGCGCGTCACGGGCTACGACGTGCCGTACCCGCTGTACGCGATGGAGGACTACTACATGCCGAACGCGGCGCGAGTCGCCGACGGTATCAAAGAGGCGGTCGAGTTCTGA
- a CDS encoding universal stress protein, whose product MKVLLGIGGSDDSLRALEDTVERARVAGDDLTVAVVENPRSDRTPDEVESRVRDVLSGAGLDADIRRVDGDAGSQIVAIAEDESFDMIALGGGETSPMGKINLGSIAQFVLLNSHVSVKLVR is encoded by the coding sequence ATGAAGGTACTGCTGGGCATCGGCGGGAGCGACGACTCCCTTCGGGCGCTGGAGGACACCGTCGAGCGGGCCCGGGTCGCCGGCGACGACCTCACGGTCGCGGTCGTCGAGAACCCTCGCTCCGATCGGACTCCGGACGAGGTGGAATCGCGCGTCCGCGACGTGCTGTCGGGCGCCGGACTCGACGCCGACATCAGGCGGGTCGACGGCGACGCGGGCAGCCAGATCGTCGCTATCGCAGAGGACGAGAGCTTCGACATGATCGCCCTCGGCGGCGGCGAGACCAGCCCGATGGGCAAGATCAACCTCGGCAGCATCGCCCAGTTCGTCCTCTTGAACTCCCACGTCTCGGTGAAGTTGGTCAGATGA
- the uvrB gene encoding excinuclease ABC subunit UvrB — translation MSESEGPLSPDRPEAEKPLRVDAPFDPAGDQPEAIRQLVDGYESGMTEQTLLGVTGSGKTNTVSWVVEELDTPTLVIAHNKTLAAQLYEEFRNLFPDNAVEYFVSYYNYYQPEAYVEQTDTYIDKEMSINDEIDRLRHSATRSLLTRDDVIVVASVSAIYGLGDPNNYRGMALEVEVGQEIGRDELLKKLVDLNYERNDVDFQQGTFRVRGDTVEVFPMYGRHAVRIELWGDEVDRMRKVDVVNGEVVSEEPAALIHPAEHYSLPEEQIDQAVSEIEELMEQRVAYFERQGDLVAAQRIEERTTFDIEMLQETGYCSGIENYSVHLSDRESGDAPYTLLDYFPDDFLTVIDESHQTLPQIKGQFEGDKSRKDSLVGNGFRLPTAYDNRPLTFEEFEEKTDRRLYVSATPADYERERSEQIVEQIVRPTHLVDPEVTVEPAQGQVDDLMDRIDDRIERGERTLVTTLTKRMAEDLTEYLEEAGVEVAYMHDETDTLERHEIIRSLRLGEIDVLVGINLLREGLDIPEVSLVAILDADQEGFLRSETTLVQTMGRAARNVEGEVILYADKTTNAMESAIEETQRRREIQREFNEEHGYEPQTIEKEIGETNLPGSKTDTSGLAGTDVADEEEAQARIQALEERMEEAASNLEFELAADIRDRMQDLRREFDVDPEAVGIEPPAEDTEGIDPGDDAF, via the coding sequence ATGAGCGAATCCGAGGGACCGCTCTCGCCAGACCGTCCCGAGGCCGAGAAGCCCCTGCGCGTGGACGCCCCGTTCGACCCCGCGGGCGACCAACCCGAGGCCATCCGCCAACTCGTCGACGGCTACGAGTCGGGGATGACCGAACAGACCCTCCTCGGCGTCACGGGCTCCGGCAAGACGAACACCGTCTCGTGGGTCGTCGAGGAGTTGGACACGCCGACGCTCGTCATCGCCCACAACAAGACGCTCGCCGCGCAGTTGTACGAGGAGTTCCGCAACCTGTTCCCCGACAACGCGGTCGAGTACTTCGTCTCCTACTACAACTACTACCAGCCCGAGGCGTACGTCGAGCAGACGGACACCTACATCGACAAGGAGATGTCCATCAACGACGAGATCGACCGCCTGCGCCACTCTGCGACGCGGTCGCTGCTTACCCGCGACGACGTCATCGTCGTCGCCTCGGTGTCGGCCATCTACGGCCTCGGTGACCCGAACAACTACCGCGGGATGGCGCTGGAGGTAGAGGTCGGCCAAGAGATCGGTCGCGACGAGTTGTTGAAGAAGCTGGTCGACCTGAACTACGAGCGCAACGACGTCGACTTCCAGCAGGGGACGTTCCGCGTGCGCGGCGACACCGTCGAGGTGTTCCCGATGTACGGCCGCCACGCCGTCCGGATCGAGCTGTGGGGCGACGAAGTCGACCGCATGCGCAAGGTCGACGTGGTGAACGGCGAGGTCGTCAGCGAGGAGCCGGCCGCGCTCATCCACCCGGCGGAGCACTACTCGCTCCCCGAGGAGCAGATCGATCAGGCCGTCTCGGAGATTGAGGAGCTGATGGAGCAACGCGTCGCGTACTTCGAGCGGCAGGGCGACCTCGTCGCCGCCCAGCGCATCGAGGAGCGCACCACCTTCGACATCGAGATGCTCCAGGAGACGGGCTACTGCTCGGGCATCGAGAACTACTCCGTCCACCTGTCGGACCGCGAGTCCGGCGACGCGCCGTACACGCTGCTCGACTACTTCCCCGACGACTTCCTGACGGTGATCGACGAGTCCCACCAGACGCTCCCGCAGATCAAAGGGCAGTTCGAGGGCGACAAGTCGCGGAAGGACTCGCTGGTCGGCAACGGCTTCCGCCTGCCCACCGCCTACGACAACCGCCCGCTCACGTTCGAGGAGTTCGAGGAGAAGACCGACCGCCGGCTGTACGTCTCCGCCACCCCCGCCGACTACGAGCGCGAGCGCTCCGAACAGATCGTCGAGCAGATCGTTCGTCCCACCCACCTCGTCGACCCCGAGGTCACCGTCGAACCCGCACAGGGGCAGGTGGACGACCTGATGGACCGCATCGACGACCGTATCGAGCGCGGCGAGCGCACCCTCGTCACCACCTTGACGAAGCGGATGGCCGAGGACCTCACCGAGTACCTCGAAGAGGCCGGCGTGGAGGTGGCGTACATGCACGACGAGACGGACACGCTGGAGCGCCACGAGATCATTCGCTCGCTGCGGCTCGGCGAAATCGACGTGCTCGTCGGCATCAACCTCCTGCGCGAGGGGCTCGACATCCCCGAGGTGAGCCTCGTCGCCATCCTTGACGCCGACCAGGAGGGGTTCCTCCGCTCGGAGACGACGCTCGTGCAGACGATGGGCCGGGCGGCCCGCAACGTCGAGGGCGAGGTGATCCTGTACGCCGACAAGACGACGAACGCGATGGAGTCGGCCATCGAGGAGACCCAGCGCCGCCGCGAGATCCAGCGCGAGTTCAACGAAGAGCACGGCTACGAGCCACAGACCATCGAGAAGGAGATTGGCGAGACGAACCTCCCCGGGTCGAAGACCGACACCTCTGGCCTCGCCGGCACCGACGTGGCCGACGAGGAGGAGGCCCAGGCCCGGATCCAGGCGCTGGAAGAGCGCATGGAGGAGGCCGCGAGCAACTTGGAGTTCGAGTTGGCCGCGGACATCCGTGACCGTATGCAGGACCTCCGTCGGGAGTTCGACGTCGACCCGGAGGCGGTCGGTATCGAACCGCCCGCCGAGGACACCGAAGGGATCGACCCCGGCGACGACGCGTTCTGA
- the lipA gene encoding lipoyl synthase produces the protein MSSRRRKPDWLKMRPPSGRRFTEIKSTLRDHDLHTVCEEANCPNLGECWSGRDGPGTATFMLMGDRCSRGCNFCDVETGGMEPLDPDEPANVAEAVTEIGLEYVVLTSVDRDDLADGGSRHFAETIREIKRRDPETLVEVLIPDFGGDPDAVDRIVDAGPDVIAHNIETVERLQWPVRDRRANYEQTLDVLERVHEESDIHTKTSVMLGLGEYDHEVYRTLRDLRNVGVDIVTLGQYLQPSRSHLDVFEYVHPDAFDTWERVAEEELGFLYCASGPMVRSSYKAGEFFVEALLREGASVEEARAAANAAD, from the coding sequence ATGAGTAGTCGGCGGCGGAAGCCGGACTGGCTGAAGATGCGCCCGCCGTCCGGTCGGCGCTTCACGGAGATCAAGTCGACCCTCCGGGACCACGACCTCCACACCGTCTGTGAGGAGGCGAACTGCCCCAACCTCGGGGAGTGTTGGTCCGGGCGCGACGGCCCCGGGACGGCGACGTTCATGCTCATGGGCGACCGCTGCTCGCGCGGGTGCAACTTCTGTGACGTGGAGACCGGCGGCATGGAGCCGCTGGACCCCGACGAACCCGCCAACGTCGCCGAGGCGGTGACGGAGATCGGACTGGAGTACGTCGTGCTCACCTCAGTCGACCGCGACGACCTCGCCGACGGCGGGTCGCGCCACTTCGCCGAGACGATCCGCGAGATCAAACGCCGCGACCCGGAGACGCTCGTCGAGGTGCTGATCCCTGACTTCGGGGGCGACCCCGACGCCGTCGACCGCATCGTCGACGCCGGGCCGGACGTCATCGCCCACAACATCGAGACGGTCGAGCGCCTCCAGTGGCCCGTGCGCGACCGCCGCGCGAACTACGAACAGACGCTCGACGTGCTCGAACGCGTGCACGAGGAGTCGGACATCCACACGAAGACGAGCGTCATGCTCGGTCTCGGCGAGTACGACCACGAGGTGTACCGCACCCTGCGGGACCTCCGCAACGTCGGCGTCGACATCGTCACGCTCGGCCAGTACCTCCAGCCGTCGCGCTCGCACCTCGACGTGTTCGAGTACGTCCACCCGGACGCGTTCGACACGTGGGAGCGGGTCGCCGAGGAGGAGTTGGGCTTCCTCTACTGCGCCTCCGGCCCGATGGTCCGCTCGTCGTACAAGGCGGGCGAGTTCTTCGTCGAGGCGCTCCTCCGCGAGGGCGCGAGCGTCGAGGAGGCACGGGCGGCCGCCAACGCCGCAGACTGA
- a CDS encoding dihydrolipoamide acetyltransferase family protein yields MAEKEFKLPDVGEGVAEGELVNWLVGPGDTVTEDQPVAEVETDKALVEVPSPYNGTVKELHAEEGQMVPVGDVIITYNVDGDDGDEAATESPAETESAPESESEPEAEAEAETPEEAPAPSSGRVFAPPSARRLARELGVDIGAVEGSGPGGRVTEGDVRAHAESGADDGDAEESTGPKQVDVGSKKSAVSKKGESAAAGAAPSSVEAAGRDRTLAVPATRKAAQDAGVDLNDVPTDETRDGEAFVSTEQVQQYAQAVKEAKAAEAEGTGAPTPAAAAGNGAAASREPESVPYRGVRRTIGDQMSRSKYTAPHVTHHDTAVVDELVDTRAELKAHAEERDVKLSYMPFVMKALVAGLKEFPTLNSELREEEEEILLKKEYNLGIAVATDAGLMVPVVKNVDEKSILELANEVNDLATRARDRKVTREEMQGGTFTITNFGAIGGEYATPIINYPETAIMGLGAIDERPVAEDGEVRAASTLPLSLSIDHRVIDGAEAGQFTNYVMERLENPSLLLLD; encoded by the coding sequence ATGGCTGAGAAGGAGTTCAAACTCCCCGACGTCGGCGAGGGCGTCGCCGAAGGGGAACTCGTCAACTGGCTGGTCGGACCCGGCGACACGGTCACCGAGGACCAGCCGGTCGCGGAGGTCGAGACAGACAAGGCGCTCGTCGAGGTGCCCTCGCCGTACAACGGGACGGTGAAGGAACTGCACGCCGAGGAGGGCCAGATGGTGCCCGTCGGCGACGTGATCATCACGTACAACGTCGACGGCGACGACGGGGACGAGGCGGCGACGGAGTCGCCAGCCGAGACGGAGTCGGCCCCCGAATCGGAGTCGGAACCCGAGGCAGAAGCCGAGGCGGAGACGCCCGAGGAGGCGCCCGCCCCGTCGAGCGGTCGCGTGTTCGCGCCGCCGTCGGCACGCCGCCTCGCCCGCGAACTCGGCGTCGACATCGGCGCCGTCGAGGGGAGCGGCCCCGGCGGTCGCGTCACCGAGGGTGACGTGCGCGCCCACGCCGAGTCGGGCGCTGACGACGGAGACGCCGAGGAGTCGACCGGACCCAAGCAGGTGGACGTCGGTTCGAAGAAGTCGGCCGTCTCGAAGAAGGGCGAGTCCGCCGCCGCCGGTGCGGCCCCCTCGTCCGTCGAGGCCGCCGGTCGCGACCGGACTCTCGCCGTCCCGGCGACTCGGAAGGCCGCCCAAGACGCGGGCGTCGACCTGAACGACGTGCCGACCGACGAGACCCGCGACGGCGAGGCGTTCGTCTCGACCGAACAGGTCCAGCAGTACGCGCAGGCCGTGAAAGAGGCGAAGGCCGCCGAGGCCGAGGGTACCGGCGCGCCCACGCCCGCCGCCGCGGCGGGCAACGGCGCCGCCGCCTCGCGCGAACCGGAGTCGGTGCCGTACCGCGGCGTCCGTCGGACCATCGGTGACCAGATGTCGCGCTCGAAGTACACGGCGCCGCACGTCACCCACCACGACACCGCCGTCGTCGACGAGTTGGTCGACACGCGCGCCGAACTGAAGGCCCACGCCGAGGAGCGCGACGTGAAGCTCAGCTACATGCCGTTCGTGATGAAGGCGCTCGTGGCCGGGTTGAAGGAGTTCCCCACGCTCAACTCCGAACTCCGCGAAGAGGAGGAAGAGATCCTCCTGAAGAAGGAGTACAACCTCGGCATCGCGGTCGCCACCGACGCGGGCCTGATGGTCCCGGTCGTGAAGAACGTCGACGAGAAGTCCATCCTCGAACTCGCCAACGAGGTGAACGACCTCGCGACCCGCGCCCGCGACCGCAAGGTCACGCGCGAGGAGATGCAGGGCGGCACGTTCACGATCACCAACTTCGGCGCCATCGGCGGCGAGTACGCCACGCCGATCATCAACTACCCCGAGACGGCGATCATGGGGCTGGGCGCCATCGACGAGCGTCCGGTCGCCGAGGACGGCGAAGTGCGCGCGGCGAGCACGCTCCCGCTGTCGCTGTCGATCGACCACCGCGTCATCGACGGCGCCGAGGCCGGTCAGTTCACCAACTACGTGATGGAGCGGCTGGAGAACCCGTCGCTGCTGCTGTTGGACTGA
- the pdhA gene encoding pyruvate dehydrogenase (acetyl-transferring) E1 component subunit alpha — MSTLEPDPRDGMVQVLDEEGGVVGDVPDLSDEEFVAMYRHMKLARHFDERAVSLQRQGRMGTYPPLSGQEGAQVGSAFALAEDDWLIPSYREHGAALVRGLPLRDTLLYWMGDERGSLIPEDANVFTPAVPIASQVPHATGMAWADKLKNGGETDKAFICYFGDGATSEGDFHEGLNFAGVFDTPTVFFCNNNQWAISVPRERQTASETLAQKAVAYGFEGVQVDGMDPLAVYKATTEALEKAKNPGEGELRPTLIEAVQYRFGAHTTADDPTVYREDEEVEEWKRKDPIPRLEKFLRNQGILDDDRVETIEESVREEVAEAIDAAESTVRPDPSTMFDHVFAEKTPEIQRQAEEFARLREEYGDEAFLEE; from the coding sequence GTGAGTACGCTCGAACCCGACCCCCGCGACGGGATGGTGCAGGTCCTCGACGAGGAGGGCGGCGTCGTCGGCGACGTCCCAGACCTCTCGGACGAGGAGTTCGTCGCGATGTACCGCCACATGAAACTCGCCCGCCACTTCGACGAGCGGGCGGTGTCCCTCCAGCGACAGGGGCGGATGGGGACGTACCCGCCGCTGTCCGGACAGGAGGGTGCACAGGTCGGCTCGGCGTTCGCACTCGCCGAGGACGACTGGCTGATCCCCTCCTACCGCGAACACGGCGCCGCGCTGGTGCGCGGCCTGCCGCTTCGCGACACCCTGCTGTACTGGATGGGCGACGAGCGCGGGAGCCTCATCCCCGAGGACGCGAACGTGTTCACCCCGGCGGTCCCCATCGCCAGCCAGGTGCCCCACGCGACGGGGATGGCGTGGGCGGACAAACTGAAGAACGGCGGCGAGACCGACAAGGCGTTCATCTGCTACTTCGGCGACGGCGCGACCTCGGAGGGCGACTTCCACGAGGGGCTGAACTTCGCGGGCGTGTTCGACACGCCGACCGTCTTCTTCTGTAACAACAACCAGTGGGCCATCTCGGTGCCGCGCGAGCGCCAGACCGCCAGCGAGACGCTGGCGCAGAAGGCGGTCGCCTACGGCTTCGAGGGCGTCCAGGTCGACGGCATGGACCCGCTGGCCGTCTACAAGGCGACGACCGAGGCGCTGGAGAAGGCGAAGAACCCCGGCGAGGGCGAACTCCGCCCGACGCTGATCGAGGCGGTCCAGTACCGCTTCGGCGCACACACGACCGCCGACGACCCGACCGTCTACCGCGAGGACGAGGAGGTCGAGGAGTGGAAGCGCAAAGACCCGATCCCACGCTTGGAGAAGTTCCTCCGCAACCAGGGCATCCTCGACGACGACCGCGTCGAGACCATCGAGGAGTCCGTCCGCGAGGAGGTGGCCGAGGCCATCGACGCCGCGGAGTCGACGGTGCGGCCCGACCCCTCGACGATGTTCGACCACGTGTTCGCCGAGAAGACGCCGGAGATCCAGCGGCAGGCCGAGGAGTTCGCGCGACTGCGCGAGGAGTACGGCGACGAGGCGTTCTTAGAGGAGTGA
- a CDS encoding MATE family efflux transporter: MLDVSSEEITDGPLGRALAFLSLPIVAQQLAVTAQSIVDVLWLGRLSGEAVAAVGLVAPLIGLMMALVGGVFTGEHVLVSQRVGNDDERGASRAVFHALVAGVAVMLVMVAVTTAFGRPLAGLFDPGREVVGLAATYLAAMAGAYTISTVSDVFEYGFIGAGDSRTPLFVNLLSIAISIGLDPVLIFGYGPIPGFGIAGAAYATAIGFGVGAVVMVAAAVWADRGFTFHLDAVSLDIAEFRELVGVGAPKVGQGVARQVARLVVVAIVSVTGGAAALTAYTIGARVATVVFVPAAAIGSAGTTLVGQNLGADKPARATRATWLGVGVGAVGLGAIGIVQYLFPTAVATLFVPGIEGQALALSVAYLQILAFGYWALGTIWTVEAGFNGAGRTDVSMYATMLQYWAVRVPVAAVGAFVLGWGALGPFWAVTISNVVAAVGLVGYFHYSTGDGLHERAAESAGEAASAD; this comes from the coding sequence ATGCTTGACGTGTCGTCCGAGGAGATCACGGACGGGCCGCTGGGGCGTGCCCTCGCGTTCCTGTCGCTGCCGATCGTCGCCCAGCAGCTCGCCGTGACCGCCCAGAGCATCGTCGACGTGCTCTGGCTCGGCCGACTCAGCGGGGAGGCCGTCGCCGCCGTCGGGCTCGTCGCACCGCTCATCGGGCTGATGATGGCCCTCGTGGGTGGCGTGTTCACCGGCGAGCACGTCCTCGTCTCCCAGCGCGTCGGCAACGACGACGAACGGGGCGCCAGCCGCGCGGTGTTCCACGCGCTGGTCGCCGGCGTGGCGGTCATGCTGGTCATGGTCGCGGTCACGACCGCCTTCGGTCGACCACTCGCCGGCCTGTTCGACCCCGGTCGAGAGGTCGTCGGGCTGGCGGCGACGTACCTCGCGGCGATGGCCGGCGCCTACACGATATCGACCGTCAGCGACGTGTTCGAGTACGGTTTCATCGGCGCGGGCGACTCGCGCACCCCGCTGTTCGTCAACCTCCTCTCCATCGCGATCAGCATCGGGCTCGACCCCGTGCTCATCTTCGGCTACGGCCCGATCCCCGGGTTCGGCATCGCCGGCGCCGCGTACGCGACGGCCATCGGCTTCGGCGTCGGTGCGGTCGTCATGGTCGCCGCCGCAGTGTGGGCCGACCGTGGGTTCACGTTCCACCTCGACGCCGTCTCCCTCGACATCGCGGAGTTCCGCGAACTCGTCGGCGTCGGCGCCCCGAAGGTCGGGCAGGGGGTCGCCCGCCAAGTGGCCCGCCTCGTCGTCGTCGCCATCGTCTCGGTCACCGGCGGCGCGGCGGCGCTGACGGCGTATACGATCGGCGCCCGGGTCGCCACGGTGGTGTTCGTCCCCGCCGCCGCCATCGGCTCGGCGGGAACGACGCTCGTCGGCCAGAACCTCGGTGCGGACAAGCCCGCCCGGGCGACGCGGGCGACGTGGCTGGGCGTCGGCGTCGGTGCGGTCGGCCTCGGTGCGATCGGGATCGTCCAGTACCTGTTCCCGACGGCGGTCGCGACGCTGTTCGTCCCCGGCATCGAGGGGCAGGCGCTCGCGCTGTCGGTGGCGTACCTCCAGATCCTCGCGTTCGGCTACTGGGCGCTCGGCACCATCTGGACGGTCGAGGCGGGCTTCAACGGCGCCGGGCGGACGGACGTGAGCATGTACGCGACGATGCTGCAGTACTGGGCGGTCCGGGTGCCCGTCGCCGCCGTCGGCGCGTTCGTCCTCGGGTGGGGTGCCCTCGGGCCGTTCTGGGCGGTGACCATCTCGAACGTGGTCGCCGCCGTCGGGTTGGTCGGCTACTTCCACTACTCGACGGGCGACGGCCTCCACGAGCGCGCCGCCGAGTCCGCGGGCGAGGCGGCGTCGGCGGACTGA